A single window of Gossypium hirsutum isolate 1008001.06 chromosome A10, Gossypium_hirsutum_v2.1, whole genome shotgun sequence DNA harbors:
- the LOC107897788 gene encoding 3-ketoacyl-CoA synthase 19 gives MEFLMKICLLFLCSFISYFVNIFFQKRNQHCYMLGYECFKAADDRKLDTDACVRVVMRNKKLGLDQYRFLLKTIVSSGLGEETYGPRNVINGREEFPSENDAHAEMDEIMFSTLDSLFEKTGVSPSEIDILVVDVSLFSPAPSLTSRIINRYKMRHDIKSFSLSGMGCSASMLAIDLVQQLFKTYENQFAIVVSTESIARHWYCGKEKSMMLSNCLFRNGGSSILLTNKRDLRDRCLLKLKCAVRTNIGYDDEAYGCCIQVEDPQGYQGFLLTKNLTKAAAKAFTGNLKLLLPKILPVWELLRYAVSTLGKKPTKGQNLSFNLNLKSGVDHFCLHPGGRAVIDGLGKSLGLSEYDLEPTRMALYRFGNTSAGGLWYVLSYMEAKKRLKKGDKIFMVSLGAGFMCNNCVWEVMKDGLDDTRVWEDCIDEYPRKNLVNPFTEKYSWINDECLNFVRLD, from the coding sequence atggagtttttaatgaaaatatgtctCCTATTCCTTTGTAGCTTCATTTCCTACTTTGTTAACATCTTTTTTCAGAAGAGAAATCAACATTGCTATATGTTGGGTTACGAGTGTTTCAAGGCTGCCGATGATAGAAAGCTCGACACTGATGCCTGTGTGAGAGTTGTGATGAGGAACAAGAAACTTGGTCTGGACCAATACAGGTTTCTTTTAAAAACCATTGTTAGTTCTGGTCTTGGCGAAGAAACTTATGGTCCAAGGAATGTTATTAATGGTAGAGAAGAATTTCCTTCGGAAAACGATGCACATGCCGAGATGGATGAGATCATGTTCAGTACTCTCGACAGTCTGTTCGAGAAAACAGGAGTTTCCCCGTCGGAAATCGACATACTCGTCGTCGATGTCTCGTTGTTTTCACCGGCACCGTCGCTAACATCCCGGATTATAAACAGGTACAAGATGAGGCACGACATTAAGTCCTTTAGTCTCTCCGGAATGGGATGTAGTGCAAGCATGCTTGCAATCGATCTGGTGCAACAGTTGTTCAAGACATACGAGAACCAGTTCGCCATCGTTGTGAGCACCGAATCAATCGCTAGGCATTGGTACTGCGGCAAAGAGAAATCGATGATGTTATCGAATTGCCTGTTCCGTAACGGTGGGAGTTCGATCCTCTTAACAAACAAAAGGGATTTGagggatcgatgcttgttgaagtTAAAGTGTGCCGTAAGAACCAATATCGGATACGATGACGAAGCATATGGATGTTGCATACAGGTTGAAGATCCACAAGGCTACCAGGGCTTCCTCCTTACAAAAAACTTAACAAAAGCTGCTGCTAAAGCTTTTACAGGGAATCTCAAGCTCCTATTGCCCAAAATATTACCAGTTTGGGAACTGCTTCGATATGCAGTATCAACTCTCGGGAAAAAACCAACCAAAGGCCAAAATTTAAGTTTCAATTTAAATCTCAAGTCTGGGGTTGACCATTTTTGTCTCCATCCAGGTGGACGGGCAGTAATTGATGGGCTTGGGAAGAGTTTGGGACTTAGTGAATATGACTTAGAGCCAACTAGAATGGCACTATACAGATTTGGGAACACATCAGCAGGTggtttatggtatgttttgagttacaTGGAAGCTAAGAAGAGGTTGAAGAAAGGTGATAAGATTTTCATGGTGAGCCTTGGAGCTGGATTCATGTGCAACAACTGTGTGTGGGAAGTAATGAAGGATGGTTTGGATGATACTAGGGTTTGGGAAGATTGCATTGATGAGTACCCTAGAAAAAACCTGGTCAATCCCTTCACTGAGAAGTATAGTTGGATTAATGATGAGTGCTTGAACTTTGTCAGGCTTGACTAG